From Apteryx mantelli isolate bAptMan1 chromosome 30, bAptMan1.hap1, whole genome shotgun sequence, the proteins below share one genomic window:
- the NR2F6 gene encoding nuclear receptor subfamily 2 group F member 6, whose protein sequence is MAMVAGGWGEPNGGGGGGGGGEEAASPAGGGSDAEHGEEERAGAPVDCVVCGDKSSGKHYGVFTCEGCKSFFKRSIRRNLSYTCRSNRDCQIDQHHRNQCQYCRLKKCFRVGMRKEAVQRGRIPPSHSSTSPNTMPSGEYFNGQPVSELISQLLRAEPYPAARYGSQYAQQGSVMGIDNICELAARLLFSTVEWARNIPFFPELPVSDQVALLRLSWSELFVLNAAQSALPLHMAPLLAAAGFHASPMSADRVVSFMDQIRIFQDQVEKLNRLQVDSAEYSCLKAIALFTPDACGLSDPAHVESLQEKAQVALTEYVRSQYPSQPQRFGRLLLRLPALRAVPAALISQLFFMRLVGKTPIETLIRDMLLSGSTFNWPYGTGQ, encoded by the exons ATGGCCATGGTGGCCGGCGGCTGGGGCGAGcccaacggcggcggcggcggcggcggcggcggcgaggaggcggcgtccccggcgggcggcggcagcgacgCGGAGCACGGCGAGGAGGAGCGGGCCGGGGCGCCCGTGGACTGCGTGGTGTGCGGCGACAAGTCCAGCGGGAAGCACTACGGCGTCTTCACCTGCGAGGGCTGCAAGAGCTTCTTCAAGCGCAGCATCCGCAGGAACCTCAGCTACACCTGCAG GTCCAACCGCGACTGCCAGATCGACCAGCACCACCGCAACCAATGCCAGTACTGCCGCCTGAAGAAGTGCTTCCGCGTGGGCATGAGGAAGGAAG CCGTGCAGCGGGGCCGGATCCCCCCCAGCCACTCCAGCACCAGCCCCAACACCATGCCCAGCGGCGAGTACTTCAACGGGCAGCCGGTGTCGGAGCTCATCTCGCAGCTGCTGCGGGCTGAGCCCTACCCGGCGGCCCGCTACGGCTCGCAGTACGCGCAGCAGGGCAGCGTCATGGGCATCGACAACATCTGCGAGCTGGCCGCCCGCCTCCTCTTCAGCACGGTGGAGTGGGCCCGCAACATCCCCTTCTTCCCCGAGCTGCCCGTCTCGGACCAGGTGGCCCTGCTGCGCCTCAGCTGGAGCGAGCTCTTCGTGCTCAACGCGGCGCAGTCGGCGCTGCCGCTGCACATGGCCCCGCTGCTGGCCGCCGCCGGCTTCCACGCCTCGCCCATGTCGGCCGACCGCGTCGTCTCCTTCATGGACCAGATCCGCATCTTCCAGGATCAGGTGGAGAAGCTCAACCGGCTGCAGGTGGATTCGGCCGAGTACAGCTGCCTCAAAGCCATCGCGCTCTTCACGCCGG ACGCCTGCGGCCTCTCGGACCCAGCGCACGTGGAGAGCCTGCAGGAGAAGGCGCAGGTGGCCCTCACCGAGTACGTGCGCTCGCAGTACCCGTCGCAGCCGCAGCGCTTCGGCCGCCTCCTGCTGCGGCTGCCGGCCCTCCGCGCCGTGCCCGCCGCCCTCATCTCCCAGCTCTTCTTCATGCGCCTGGTGGGGAAGACGCCCATCGAAACACTAATCAGGGACATGCTGCTGTCCGGGAGCACCTTCAACTGGCCCTACGGCACGGGGCAGTAG